Proteins encoded by one window of Ovis canadensis isolate MfBH-ARS-UI-01 breed Bighorn chromosome 14, ARS-UI_OviCan_v2, whole genome shotgun sequence:
- the LOC138419318 gene encoding uncharacterized protein isoform X3: protein MSPGVPLLLGLVFCWDQGIWAQTDLPEVYQNPPEERSLPIVAGTSAIGVLPLLFLLLFFLCLCCCGGQHGSRDNETKSQLDFNSSNPGMDFSEENPDGVSVHLPPEEDRQTDMQADSFTTARRGKPQSSFWSSPKTREYRSLVSRQEILGYERWDISCRISKQRASQSRAMTATTAAELVSPEGTRKERTRPSSSRQTAATLRVSPERARDVKTAGSWPQTAEARIGAMIPASPDASIFPYVEKR, encoded by the exons ACCTACCTGAAGTCTACCAAAACCCTCCTGAAGAAAGATCCCTTCCCATCGTGGCTGGGACCTCCGCCATCGgggtcctccctctcctcttcctcctcctcttttttctctGCCTGTGCTGCTGTGGAGGCCAACACG GTTCCAGGGATAATGAGACCAAGAGCCAGCTGGATTTTAACAG CTCCAACCCTGGCATGGACTTCTCAGAAGAAAATCCGG ACGGTGTCTCGGTGCACCTCCCGCCAGAGGAGGACAGGCAGACGGACATGCAG gcagattcttttaccactgcgcGACGTGGGAAGCCCCAGTCCTCATTTTGGAGCTCCCCGAAGACTCGAGAATACAGAAGCCTTGTCAGTCGTCAAGAAATTCTGGGATACGAGAGATGGGACATTTCCTgccgtatcagtaaacaaagggcATCACAGTCACGAGCAATGACGGCCACCACGGCTgctgagctggtgagccctgagggcacTCGGAAGGAAAGGACGCGGCCGTCTAGCAGCCGTCAGACTGCTGCCACACTGAGGGTGAGCCCGGAGCGAGCTCGGGATGTGAAAACAGCAGGATcctggccccagacagctgaggcGCGCATCGGAGCAATGATTCCAGCGAGCCCAGATGCGTCCATCTTCCCATACGTAGAAAagcgctaa
- the LOC138419318 gene encoding uncharacterized protein isoform X1, with product MEGAQYLYNLPEVYQNPPEERSLPIVAGTSAIGVLPLLFLLLFFLCLCCCGGQHGSRDNETKSQLDFNSSNPGMDFSEENPDGVSVHLPPEEDRQTDMQADSFTTARRGKPQSSFWSSPKTREYRSLVSRQEILGYERWDISCRISKQRASQSRAMTATTAAELVSPEGTRKERTRPSSSRQTAATLRVSPERARDVKTAGSWPQTAEARIGAMIPASPDASIFPYVEKR from the exons ACCTACCTGAAGTCTACCAAAACCCTCCTGAAGAAAGATCCCTTCCCATCGTGGCTGGGACCTCCGCCATCGgggtcctccctctcctcttcctcctcctcttttttctctGCCTGTGCTGCTGTGGAGGCCAACACG GTTCCAGGGATAATGAGACCAAGAGCCAGCTGGATTTTAACAG CTCCAACCCTGGCATGGACTTCTCAGAAGAAAATCCGG ACGGTGTCTCGGTGCACCTCCCGCCAGAGGAGGACAGGCAGACGGACATGCAG gcagattcttttaccactgcgcGACGTGGGAAGCCCCAGTCCTCATTTTGGAGCTCCCCGAAGACTCGAGAATACAGAAGCCTTGTCAGTCGTCAAGAAATTCTGGGATACGAGAGATGGGACATTTCCTgccgtatcagtaaacaaagggcATCACAGTCACGAGCAATGACGGCCACCACGGCTgctgagctggtgagccctgagggcacTCGGAAGGAAAGGACGCGGCCGTCTAGCAGCCGTCAGACTGCTGCCACACTGAGGGTGAGCCCGGAGCGAGCTCGGGATGTGAAAACAGCAGGATcctggccccagacagctgaggcGCGCATCGGAGCAATGATTCCAGCGAGCCCAGATGCGTCCATCTTCCCATACGTAGAAAagcgctaa